GTCGAAATTGTCGAATGCGACACCAGTATTCAAGTCCGGGCGACGTTGAATATCTTCAGGACATACGTGATCACTATTTACCGTTGAAAATGTCAGCTCAGTCTCTAGCTCTTCTAAAGTTGTGTAGGAGCAACAGTGCCCATATTTTGAAAGTATGTTAACAACTTTCTTACTGTTGCATAAGCTCTTCACAGCCAGACTTAGGGTAATTTGCTTCGAAGTTTTAATTTTGTGACCAAAAGCTGCATAAATCAGATCTTGCCCAAtggaaaaaatagaaagttcttttttttttcttttttcacgtgcTTTTCGAGATAAATGAGAAACATCACCACAAATGAAAGAttccaaaaaacaagaagttCTGGCACGTAATCGCACTCTCCCAATATCAAATCTTCAGCTGTACAATTTTCAGGCAATTCTCTTCTGGTTGAGttaagaatttcttcacgAAGTTGTGTTGCAACCGAACGGATAGTTTCTTTTACTGCCatcattttaaataaatccGTGTAAGTTAAAACAGTGGTGGAGAATGGAgcaagaaacttttttttttcagcgtaAATTATTAGTATCTTACGGTTAAAAGTTTCCATCAGTTTTCTTTCCAGGTGACGGTCTGAGAACGAAGAAATATTGATGGAATTAGATAATAAACTGCATTGCTGCTCCACcaatttttgatattctttttttacgaaatcaaaaaacaaGCATTCACTATTCTTGACCACTGTTTCTTCTAACATTTCACAAAGAATAGTATACGCAGTGTTGgtaaccttttttttccttagaAATTCGCTACTATCATTCTTATAAACATCGCGTAAGTATTGATCCTTGCAACATTTATGGTAGGGAATTTTGGTATCATCAGAGAAAGAACTGAGCTTTTCCAACATTAGTACATCATTTTGTTCCGTGGCCGCGTCTTTCAAAGTCTCAATAGTATTTAGTCTATTGACAGCTAAATGAACTTCACGACCATTATGCCGTTTACGCTGTTTTTGGCAAATGAAGTACGTTTGTGATGCTGAATCCTCGTGAGCGACAGGCTCATCTGTACTGAATGAATTATTAGAATCCTCAAAGCCTTCCTGAACGTTGCTCGACTCTCCTgctctgaaaattttataacaataattcaagtataacataaaataaaaatattagtaaaaaatttcaaattcgatagAAATACCATttaatatgaaataatttatttatattaataatcaattgtaaaaaatggtcaattaaatattttagtttttatttaacttgataataattttttttaaattaatgttttttcaaaaatattagtaatttcatgaattaaaatattagaacttaaatataaatattgtagtacctatataatattatattcagGTATCTTTTTATTGAgttcataatttttgaatacaaaCTTAATCATTTTGTTTATCGAATATAGTAATTctatccatattttttttaattaatattatagaacattttaataattttccggGACTTTGTTGGAAGCAGAAACATatatgttaaataaataattaatgataCTAAAGTTAGCCgacgtttttaattttttgattttatttttaataattaaattagaacaaaaaaatattttttaaaaattgcacttacagtttttcaagtttttttacaagtgaaattttgtttttattcttttgtaatcattttttcaataaaaaaaaattctaaaaatttttatatgtcAGCGAACttaattttcatattaatttaaatattttataattatcgaTTGTAAACTATTGATACTTTGCAGCTACAAAATTagttgatttaaaaaaaatcttaaataatattgaattaaattcaTATGATAATTAATGATTTTATATGTgccaatattttattatgtgCCAAAGAAGTACAACTTCTAACGCGTGTACATGAGTACACACaccacttttttttgtatgaaagtttaactaaataatttttttcaatgaaaaaaattttcttcaaatactTGAGACTGAAATTAACAGACACTTGACaattgtttgatttttctttaaaaataaactagacatagaaaattatttataaaaatctcatttataatttttcagagcttctaaaaatgaagttttttaataacattatcttactaaaattttgttgttaagaaaattctaaaaattatcAGATGTCTCTTAATTTcagtattataaatatttaataaatgaaGTCATATTAGCACTTACTCATCTGTCGATGTACCAGCAACCTCAGTAGACCAAGAATCTACAGTACCATGTGCTTCGGAACACTCTCCAGAATCAGGAGCATGTGTTTTGGAGCTATTTCCCGAAACTTCCGGTGTATTGTCATGTTCCACTACACTTTGATCTTGTAAATACTGAAAGTCTCGTGGTATTTTAATTgcagtaaataatttatagcACTGTGCGTGATATAAATCAATTAATGATGATTCCATCGACAATTCGAGGTCATCATATGTTCCTCGAGACTGTCGGAAAACCGGCTTGCTCCGACGATATTCCAAAacatttacacatttttttaatgcttttaccgtaaattttattgttttttgtaaGGTACTTTCACCACAAAATACacattttaaattaatattacttatattaaatatttataaactttAATTCAcacaaataatattaaaatagcaaaaaaagcCAAAACGTTGGAAACACGTTGTAAACAGTATGCCACGAACGAGTCTTTATGATCAGCTGTGATGGCGTCATGGCAGCAGAAACCAGAGTGGGGACGGAGTGAGAGAGTAATAGAtagagaaagagtgagagaggaATAGAAACGCCGAGAAGGAAATGTAGGCATCACGCAGCTGCATGCATTTAACTTTATCGacgaatttttgttatttcggCTTGCGGAAATCATcagattatatatttttcattattcttgaATTGTTtccttcaaaataaaaaagaattcagcTACGCTCGAGAATGTCGAgataacgttttttttttttacaactttgtTGCCCTCCCCTTTCTTTACGTCACTCTCAAATTGTCAGATTAGTGGAATATATACTTTTTAGGATGTAATTAACTCACCCTACCTTAATCTGACGCGCTCGTGAATTTCTgatggtcaatttttttttactaatctGATCCTGTATCCTTCACGGGCAGCCTTATATATGGGCCTCATGTTTCGTGGAGGTACTTAACCGGGTACAAGGTATCCCCCTGTATATTAATCTGCCGCGCTTTAGTAAATCCCGAAATCCCCGCTTGGGCTCCCCTacgcttacaattagtttgtTGACGCGTTGACCAAATCTTTCAAGTAAATATGTGTACTTCATTCAGCATGTGTTTACCTCCACAACAGTTAAACTGTACTTTGACCAAAAAATGCGTTCTTTTAAAAGGCTTGCATAGCCGATTTAGATATAATTCTAACGGAGAAACAGATATTGGTTATAGacaattgaaatataatttcggACCTTtaactttgtatttttagcattaattgaagtattttattttagtaaCACATAGGGTGTAAATTTATTGGTACCATTGGTCAACCAGACTATAAAAtagtggaaaataaaaaataaatcagtacaaaaaaatttattactcaCAAAGATTGCTTGAAAAATTAGTAACAATTATGTAAAAATCTACGATTAAAATTGTAGAATAATAAACTGATTgatataaaaagtaaaaaaaatgtacaagcTGCAAAAGCGCAATTATTCAAtgggaattgaaaaatttaacagtAAAAACAAGTCACATTGGAtatgaggaaaataaaaaaaaaaacgaatttgtGAGGTCAAAGAAGCTCTagtaaaataaacaaatgaatgaataaatgaaaacattATAAAAATCCAAAAGCTTTTATGAATAAGAATTACGAATTGAGTGTCTTGATGATTGAAAATCATGTAAATATCTCATAGTAGTAAATTAGGTAATTGTCCACTTACAATAGTTCAAATACAAATCCCCAATAAAGTTTCACCATGGCGAACTCCTTCCTGTAATATTTGAAAGGAATGTTTATAATTGATGTAAGTTACGAGTATTAATTACTGTACTTTATTACAAGAGGGtgatttatataatatacaaactCTCTCTCAGCTATCTTGGCACCAATTGCCTTATCATTCGACGGCCCTTTCTAGTCACATACATAGATCACACATATGCAAcatccttttcttttttctagtataaaatattcttttacaGTTTCCTAAAAATAACTTGCTCTACTAACAATATGTCTCAAGATACAACAGTAAAAAATGCTAACGGATGACAATTTAGCGTTAGTAACATAATATACAATTTAAGGACCAAAATGAACTGTCCGGAGTAGACACACATTTGcgtattcaaaattataattaactaGCCGCATGtttcaacaaataaatattacagtttTCTACTAATGTTTATGCATGTCTTTCAGACTTCCCATTGCAACCTTGTAGTTCACAGTATGATAAACGAACATTGAAAATACGTGATTACATTGGATCGTACTTACAACAATCATGTACTTTTCCCGCTCCATCCATCAACTGACGAGTCAAAGTTCGACTACTTGCGCTTATTTTGATTCCTTTCAAATTCATTGCTGATTATAGATGATTTCAGCTGTACAAAATTTCTCGCATGTACTAAACGCTCTGATCTATTTACTTTAACTTGAAGCAATTGTTTTTTAGGTAGGTTGGTTTTCTAATTTCTCGACAACGACGTGTGGTTATTGGATTACTTTTCACACTCTCTGTTTGACCCTGACTAACACTACAAGAAATCCCTTCTAGTTAGGGAGCTGGGtgcaaaaatttctatatGATCTGATCATGTGGCAgacgttattattatcgatgTTTGTATCATAGGAAACATTAAGGACCGCGTCTGCCACCATGGTGAGGCTGACCTTTTGAGTTGAGCCgcttcaaaaatgtaaaaaaaagggtgTGGTAAATTATTTGATCACATCTACGAATTGTACTGATGGTCAAAAACAtccaaaaaacgaagaaaatcgaAGAGGCGGACATACAGACCTATAACTTTAGTAGTAATcgactttttaatttttttttatgatttgaAAAAGTGTATATGAAATGAACACTCAGCAGACCTTAATTGTTCGATTAAAGACAATGTGAAAAACCACAAAAAAATAGTCTGCCATCATGGTAAGGCTGACTTGTTGAGTTGCATGgcttcaaaaatgtaaaaaaaaaaggtgtgGTAAATTATTTGATCATGTCTGTCCTTTGGACTGATGGTCAAAATCATcccaaaaacgaagaaaatcgaAGAGGAAGACATCCAGAGCGCTGCATTTCCAAAGGCAGACCATTTAggtatatattatttcaaactcTACGCTCGCGCCAAGTTccaagcaaaaaaatttgcgcCTACAAAGtgtcaatgaaaataattaatgttACATGTAAACAATCGATAGGAGCAATTTTAAAAACGTGTTTCAAATATTCGGGTTCACACTATTATACAGGATGTCCCTAAATTGggggacacggaccagccagcgtgatacTTGACTCAAATCCAACCAAGAATTTCTTtgccggaagctcgtccgacgcatagtttttgaattataagcgatagcgttaggccaataagagtgcaccatttcatttggttttgccgccacggaaattgctgttttgttcgtctgggtgaattattattattcgtttacaaattaaatatcggcacctcccctctctcgctgttgTACTCCTTCtggagcgctgacctcggtattgttgccgcggcacacgctgccggccgcacacccacggacgcacactcgtgtgtgtgaaaataagcgaatgcccagctacacaatactacgTAACACACATCTactagtgaaaataaaaataaatctcggaataaatcagcggatttaagatttaatgttataaaacacttccaatcatcgatgtatgcatgaaactagagattttagatgattgacatgccgttagggttcataattagtcattcaatcaatctgaattatgctttccgaacatttttttgtgtctttgcaacataacttttccactagtttgaaattcatcattgacatccgatttttctataatgcgagggaaaaataactcgctgaattgacgtgtcaataggtttgtaaatcaattacaattcacctgagttaacacaaaataactgcataaatgagaattcactgaatcactaaaaatgataactgaaatcatgggaattatttgagatataactgaattaggaagagttgtaataagtcaagttactttaaataactttagattcgtgccaaaattttatgtttgaagagaaaaataattaaattcaaatgaaaaaggaattttgaatcaagaagaagaaaattttcaaatacctgaattcaaatgaagcaatttgaatttaataaatctatccgaatttgaggaaaaataataattattgaaagaagaagatttatcttgaccttgaagatttgttgattaatgttattcttggatatgaaggtcacaactcaaaacacttttttatcgtgttaacgtttcggccctggtgggggccctcctcagaacattttatttaaatatctgtcacgaacgaaaataaaataatgtacaactaGGTTTTAACAAAATTAGACATAgtggtataaataatatgcaaGGATGTTTGAGCAAGTATAAAAGAGGAATTACCTAGTATGAGATGACATTTCCAATTACATAGAATGCGTGTTGgtgattaatgaataaatagcaacaataaaaaacaataaacaaaaaaaaaaaaaccaatgaaaaacaaaaaccgaaacaCACTGCGTTCGCGACACGTAATTCCCACGAATTCGTATTTGTTGTAAGTttggtaaaatgaaataaaacacaccGCCGTTATAGGTTGAGTCCAGAGCACATAAGCACAAGTGGAACGTCCAGTGTGTAGTGGGGGGAGATCGATCTCgatagttatcagagcaaacgcagagtcaacgggttcaaaggaaaccaaaattttgttaaggaggtaaaatcgagagcaagctcagtcggtaatggacaATTACAATggtcgtatcacagaggtgtaagTATTACTTAGATGTTCTATGTCTTGTTTACGGTTGACAGAATTGGGATGtgcaacaatattgcacatttctaacagTAGCCTATTGTAATACAACGGTTCGACGTCAATAATGctggcttgagaataattaaaggagtggtcgaaatcgatggcatgtctcgtcaatgcagtataattatcctcgtgttcTATGTAATTGGAAGTGTCATCTCATACTAGGTAATTCCTCTTTTATACTTGCTCAAACATCCttgcatattatttataccacTATGTCTAATTTTGTTAAAACCtagttgtacattattttatttttgttcgtgacagatatttaaataaaatgttctgaggagggcccccaccagggccgaaacgttaacacgataagaaagtgttttgagttgtgaccttcatatccaagaataacattaatCAACAAATCTTCAAGGTCAAGATAAATCGTCTTCATCATATTAACGGAATAAAACGTGGGAACCATGGGGTCTTTTCATGATATCTCTCTTGCATATGGAAAGACTTTGGCGGGGAAGCTGCGACGTTGGGCCACCATATCCGAGTCTCTGTTGAAGCTTGAAAACCACCGCATCTTTCTTCTAAACTGCAAGAAACGATCGATTTCACCTACCCATTTAAAATTCCCTAAGCTTATCTCGAACGTTATTAGATTTAAAATGTCTAAGTCGCGTACTGTTTACCAACATAATGTACACAAATTTCAAAGGTCGTTACTTAATCTCGAGATCAGTGACGCTCACGCGACCATcatcaaatatcaaaatattttgttgtcgCTTgagaatgatattttaattgaattacctgttgaagtgtcaaaaaaattcttcgacacAGAACACCTGAAATTGGAACCGGCTTTCAATGCTTACAAGGCGGCTAACATCAACAAGTTAGCTAATCtgattaataacaaaaaacgtCCCACTTCTAATCCAATTGACTCGACCTTCGAAAATTGGATTGTGAACTTTAGCAGTACGGATATTCCTGTCAATGTTACCGACGTGCTAAAAATGGGACCCAAATATGGCATTCCTTTTGAGCCTCACTGCATCCCAACCAGCAAACTTATCTCTGATTTCGAATCAAAGATTTCCTTCATTCCTTCTGATTCTCGTAATACGGCCCGCCAAGATTTTACCAACACTATAAAAAAGTTCATCAACACCCCTTCTCCCCTTCacgcggacaagaatatcCTTCACAAAATTAAAGAAACTAAGATCTTTCAAAATAACAACCAGGACTTACTTTTCTTGAAGGCTGACAAGGGAAACACGACTGTTGTGATGAACAAACAAATAGACGAGGATAAAATGTTGCAACAACTCTCCAACAACAACTCTTACAAAGTTGTTAGATACGATCTCACCTGTACCTTGCAACAAGAAGTCAAAAAACTAACAACGAATTGGTCTAAAAGCAAACTCATCTCTGATCAACTTAGACGTCAAATTGCAAAAACTGATTGCCTACCACCTAGAGCCTACGGGCTACCGAAAATTCACAAACCGGATACACCGGTAAGAATTATAGTTTCGTTCACTGATAGTCCGACTATCAATCTGGCTCGTTTCCTCAGTCAATGTATAGGTAACAACATCGTACCTCCCTTGTCACGTGTAAGAGATAATTTTGCTCTGGTTAATGCTATTAGGGACTTTCGTCTCCCACCTGATCATATTTTAGTTTCGCTGGGTGTTGTGTCATTGTTCACAAATGTTCCACAAGATCTTGCAATCAACGCTGTTAAACAGCGCTGGCATCAGTTGGTGGACAAAATTCCGGTCCCACTTAACGAACTCTTAAAAGCATTGCACATATGTTTTAAGGCTgccatattcaaatttaatcagaaCATATATGCTCAAACTTATGGTTTACCGATGGGCTCACcgctctctccaattttgGCGGATTTGGTTTTGGATGATCTTGAACAATATTGTCTCAACAAACTGGACTTCAACccttc
This is a stretch of genomic DNA from Neodiprion fabricii isolate iyNeoFabr1 chromosome 2, iyNeoFabr1.1, whole genome shotgun sequence. It encodes these proteins:
- the LOC124175586 gene encoding uncharacterized protein LOC124175586 gives rise to the protein MASWQQKPEWGRKHLKLEPAFNAYKAANINKLANLINNKKRPTSNPIDSTFENWIVNFSSTDIPVNVTDVLKMGPKYGIPFEPHCIPTSKLISDFESKISFIPSDSRNTARQDFTNTIKKFINTPSPLHADKNILHKIKETKIFQNNNQDLLFLKADKGNTTVVMNKQIDEDKMLQQLSNNNSYKVVRYDLTCTLQQEVKKLTTNWSKSKLISDQLRRQIAKTDCLPPRAYGLPKIHKPDTPVRIIVSFTDSPTINLARFLSQCIGNNIVPPLSRVRDNFALVNAIRDFRLPPDHILVSLGVVSLFTNVPQDLAINAVKQRWHQLVDKIPVPLNELLKALHICFKAAIFKFNQNIYAQTYAM